In Thauera aromatica K172, one DNA window encodes the following:
- a CDS encoding PstS family phosphate ABC transporter substrate-binding protein codes for MKVFKFAAAAVAVAGAFVSGGAAAQALVKVDGSSTVFPVTEAVAEEFQKAKKGGVRVTVGVSGTGGGFKKFCRGETDISNASRPISKKEIDDCKAAGIEFIELPIAFDALTVVLNPKNDWADKGISVAQLKAMWEPAAQGKVMKWSQVNPAWPDRDLTLYGAGADSGTFDYFTEAVTGKSKSSRGDFTASEDDNVLVQGVSRDVNALGFFGFAYYEENKDKLMAAKIIAADGKPAVGPSMETVLDGSYTPLSRPIFIYVNAKSLGKPEVKEFVEFYNKEGAALAAEVKYVPLPKKAYDYNIEQVAKLAKGTKFGGENKVGITIEELMSLEAK; via the coding sequence ATGAAAGTTTTCAAGTTCGCTGCTGCTGCCGTTGCTGTCGCCGGTGCTTTCGTTTCCGGCGGTGCCGCCGCCCAGGCGCTGGTGAAGGTCGATGGTTCCTCGACGGTGTTCCCGGTCACCGAGGCCGTGGCCGAGGAGTTCCAGAAGGCGAAGAAAGGCGGTGTGCGCGTGACGGTCGGCGTCTCGGGCACCGGCGGCGGCTTCAAGAAGTTCTGCCGCGGCGAAACCGACATCTCCAACGCTTCGCGCCCGATTTCGAAGAAGGAAATCGACGACTGCAAGGCCGCCGGCATCGAATTCATCGAGCTGCCGATCGCCTTCGACGCCCTCACCGTGGTGTTGAATCCCAAGAACGACTGGGCCGACAAGGGCATCAGCGTCGCCCAGCTGAAGGCCATGTGGGAGCCGGCCGCGCAGGGCAAGGTCATGAAGTGGAGCCAGGTGAACCCCGCCTGGCCCGATCGCGACCTGACGCTCTACGGCGCCGGCGCCGATTCGGGCACCTTCGACTACTTCACCGAAGCGGTCACCGGCAAGTCCAAGTCCAGCCGTGGCGACTTTACCGCCTCGGAAGATGACAACGTCCTGGTGCAGGGCGTGTCGCGCGACGTCAATGCGCTCGGTTTCTTCGGCTTCGCCTACTACGAAGAGAACAAGGACAAGCTCATGGCGGCGAAGATCATCGCCGCCGACGGCAAGCCCGCAGTCGGCCCGTCGATGGAAACGGTGCTCGACGGCAGCTACACTCCGCTGTCGCGCCCGATCTTCATCTATGTGAACGCCAAGTCGCTCGGGAAGCCCGAAGTCAAGGAGTTCGTCGAGTTCTACAACAAGGAAGGCGCGGCGCTGGCGGCCGAAGTCAAGTACGTGCCGCTGCCGAAGAAGGCCTACGACTACAACATCGAGCAGGTCGCCAAGCTCGCCAAGGGCACCAAGTTCGGTGGCGAGAACAAGGTCGGCATCACCATCGAAGAGCTGATGTCGCTCGAAGCCAAGTAA
- the pstC gene encoding phosphate ABC transporter permease subunit PstC, with protein MTTSTAAAPAAGALPVTSERLKKKRTRHVKERAIEALLFFAAFISVFTTAAILYVLISESVLFFQQVSIFDFLTDTQWTPLFADPHYGILPLLSGTITVAGVGLLLAIPVGTIIAVYLSEFASVGVREVVKPLLEMLAGVPTIVFGYFALLFVTPLLQRIFPDLPGFNMLSAGLVVGIMIVPYISSLAEDAMRAVPMSLREGSYAMGATRFQTAIKVVAPAATSGIAAACILGVSRAVGETMVVAVAAGMQPKFTFNPMEGAGTITAYIVQVALGDLPHGELAYQTIFAAGLTLVLLTLVFNILGYWLRRKFRETY; from the coding sequence ATGACGACCAGCACCGCCGCAGCGCCCGCTGCGGGTGCATTGCCTGTCACCAGCGAGCGTCTGAAGAAGAAGCGCACACGTCACGTCAAGGAACGGGCGATCGAAGCACTGCTGTTCTTTGCCGCCTTCATTTCCGTGTTCACGACGGCTGCGATCCTCTACGTCCTGATCTCCGAATCGGTGCTGTTCTTCCAGCAGGTGTCGATTTTCGACTTCCTGACGGACACGCAGTGGACGCCGCTCTTCGCCGACCCGCACTACGGCATCCTGCCGCTGCTCTCCGGAACCATCACGGTCGCCGGTGTCGGCCTGCTGCTGGCGATCCCGGTCGGCACCATCATCGCCGTGTATCTGTCGGAGTTCGCATCGGTCGGGGTGCGGGAAGTGGTCAAGCCTCTCCTCGAGATGCTCGCCGGCGTGCCGACCATCGTCTTCGGCTATTTCGCGCTGCTCTTCGTCACTCCCTTGCTGCAGCGGATCTTCCCCGACCTGCCCGGTTTCAACATGCTCTCGGCCGGGCTGGTGGTCGGCATCATGATCGTGCCCTACATCAGTTCGTTGGCCGAGGACGCGATGCGCGCGGTGCCCATGAGCCTGCGTGAAGGCTCCTATGCGATGGGGGCGACCCGCTTCCAGACTGCGATCAAGGTGGTGGCGCCAGCGGCAACGTCCGGCATCGCCGCCGCGTGCATCCTCGGCGTGTCGCGCGCGGTGGGCGAGACCATGGTGGTGGCGGTGGCCGCCGGCATGCAGCCGAAGTTCACCTTCAATCCGATGGAGGGGGCCGGCACGATCACCGCCTACATCGTGCAGGTGGCGCTGGGCGATCTGCCGCACGGCGAGCTTGCCTATCAGACCATCTTCGCCGCCGGGCTCACGCTGGTGCTGTTGACGCTGGTGTTCAACATCCTCGGTTACTGGCTGCGCCGCAAGTTCCGCGAGACCTACTGA
- the pstA gene encoding phosphate ABC transporter permease PstA — protein MTDNHEQHLQGIRALIQRHKRWDMIFGLVGLSAMMICVLTLFALFAQMTIDGLPRLSWEFLTSFPSRRAGQAGILSAWVGTTLVMLVTLVAAVPIGVAAGVYLEEYAPKNWITDIIEINVTNLAGVPSIIYGLLALGIFVHAFGFGQSILSAGLTLGLLILPVVIVATREAIRAIPQAVREAAYACGCTTWQLVRDHIVPYSGAGILTGVIIGLARAIGETAPIITIGALTFIAFLPPAPFAGEPPAGLFDWLFAPFTVMPIQMFNWVSRPDPNFHYNAAAAGFILVFMTLAMNGLAIWLRYRLRRNIKW, from the coding sequence ATGACTGACAATCACGAGCAACACCTGCAGGGGATCCGCGCCCTGATCCAGCGGCACAAGCGCTGGGACATGATTTTCGGACTGGTCGGCCTGTCGGCGATGATGATCTGCGTGCTGACGCTGTTTGCACTGTTCGCGCAGATGACGATCGACGGCTTGCCGCGCCTGAGCTGGGAGTTCCTGACCAGCTTCCCGTCCCGCAGGGCCGGACAGGCGGGCATCCTCTCCGCATGGGTGGGAACGACGCTGGTCATGCTGGTGACGCTGGTTGCCGCAGTACCGATCGGTGTGGCCGCAGGGGTCTATCTTGAGGAGTACGCGCCGAAGAACTGGATCACCGACATCATCGAGATCAACGTCACCAACCTCGCCGGTGTGCCGTCGATCATCTATGGGCTGCTTGCGCTCGGCATCTTCGTCCATGCCTTCGGCTTCGGCCAGAGCATCCTCTCCGCGGGCCTGACGCTCGGCCTGCTGATCCTGCCCGTGGTGATCGTCGCCACGCGCGAGGCTATCCGCGCCATCCCCCAGGCTGTCCGCGAGGCGGCCTACGCCTGCGGCTGCACCACCTGGCAGCTGGTGCGCGACCACATCGTGCCGTATTCGGGCGCCGGCATCCTCACCGGGGTCATCATCGGCCTCGCCCGTGCGATCGGCGAGACTGCGCCGATCATCACCATCGGCGCGCTCACCTTCATCGCCTTCCTGCCGCCGGCACCGTTCGCGGGCGAGCCGCCGGCAGGCCTGTTCGACTGGCTGTTCGCGCCGTTCACGGTGATGCCGATCCAGATGTTCAACTGGGTGTCGCGTCCCGACCCGAACTTCCACTACAACGCCGCGGCCGCCGGCTTCATCCTCGTCTTCATGACGCTGGCCATGAACGGGCTGGCGATCTGGCTGCGCTACCGCCTGCGCCGCAACATCAAGTGGTGA